A region of Dioscorea cayenensis subsp. rotundata cultivar TDr96_F1 chromosome 5, TDr96_F1_v2_PseudoChromosome.rev07_lg8_w22 25.fasta, whole genome shotgun sequence DNA encodes the following proteins:
- the LOC120260621 gene encoding two-on-two hemoglobin-3-like isoform X2 gives MQSLQEKASEWSGVAPGDAFAIDDTNLFETLGGIQPFIDLSTNFYNRKEDAIQNQYEFFVQRMGGPPLYSQRKGHPALIARHRPFPVTHEAAERWLHHMHQALDSTQNIGPESKTKMMNFFRHTAFFLVAGNEMTKQAQPPCKHAASKSAAVSDD, from the exons ATGCAATCTTTGCAGGAGAAGGCGTCGGAATGGAGTGGCGTTGCACCCGGCGACGCCTTCGCCATCGACGACACCAACCTCTTCGAAACCCTTGGTGGTATCCAGCCTTTCATCGATCTCTCCACCAACTTCTACAACCG GAAGGAAGACGCGATTCAGAACCAGTATGAGTTCTTCGTGCAGAGGATGGGTGGACCGCCGCTCTATTCGCAGAGGAAAG GCCATCCGGCATTGATTGCTCGTCATCGGCCATTTCCTGTCACACATGAAGCAGCAGAGAGGTGGTTACACCACATGCACCAAGCATTAGATAGCACCCAGAATATTGGCCCTGAATCAAAAACCAAGATGATGAACTTCTTCAG GCACACTGCATTCTTTCTCGTAGCTGGAAATGAGATGACCAAGCAAGCACAACCTCCCTGTAAACATGCGGCAAGTAAATCAGCTGCAGTTTCAGATGATTGA
- the LOC120260621 gene encoding two-on-two hemoglobin-3-like isoform X1, with product MQSLQEKASEWSGVAPGDAFAIDDTNLFETLGGIQPFIDLSTNFYNRVYEDEEEWFRSIFANSRKEDAIQNQYEFFVQRMGGPPLYSQRKGHPALIARHRPFPVTHEAAERWLHHMHQALDSTQNIGPESKTKMMNFFRHTAFFLVAGNEMTKQAQPPCKHAASKSAAVSDD from the exons ATGCAATCTTTGCAGGAGAAGGCGTCGGAATGGAGTGGCGTTGCACCCGGCGACGCCTTCGCCATCGACGACACCAACCTCTTCGAAACCCTTGGTGGTATCCAGCCTTTCATCGATCTCTCCACCAACTTCTACAACCG AGTTTATGAGGATGAGGAGGAGTGGTTTAGATCCATCTTTGCTAATTCCAGGAAGGAAGACGCGATTCAGAACCAGTATGAGTTCTTCGTGCAGAGGATGGGTGGACCGCCGCTCTATTCGCAGAGGAAAG GCCATCCGGCATTGATTGCTCGTCATCGGCCATTTCCTGTCACACATGAAGCAGCAGAGAGGTGGTTACACCACATGCACCAAGCATTAGATAGCACCCAGAATATTGGCCCTGAATCAAAAACCAAGATGATGAACTTCTTCAG GCACACTGCATTCTTTCTCGTAGCTGGAAATGAGATGACCAAGCAAGCACAACCTCCCTGTAAACATGCGGCAAGTAAATCAGCTGCAGTTTCAGATGATTGA
- the LOC120259946 gene encoding protein MAIN-LIKE 1-like → MAYPDRVLRCRHVSIVEPPQIIGLLREAGFYHAAQILNFRIDAALVSALVERWQTETHTFHLTCGETTITLEVVALLLGLPINDHEVIGQTSGLGSVVCAELLGVVPPAEQRKGQSITLTWLEETFGMLSYDAGQRQIECYAHAYFLRLIGCVLMPDMSQNRVHLKWLPLLRDFTEVGRYSWGSACLATLYRRTHIEVDDDGHSNKHNFKIYRQLLDRLEMQQFIWRPYDSNEIIAQVPQDIFADRPLWTAFTSLICFEVVE, encoded by the exons atgGCATAT CCTGATCGGGTTCTTAGGTGTAGACATGTGTCTATTGTAGAGCCTCCACAAATCATAGGCCTTTTAAGAGAAGCCGGGTTCTATCATGCggctcaaattcttaatttccGAATTGATGCCGCTCTTGTGAGTgcattagtggagagatggCAGACTGAAACACACACATTCCACCTTACATGCGGTGAGACAACAATCACGTTGGAAGTTGTGGCACTATTACTTGGCTTACCCATTAACGACCACGAAGTAATTGGGCAGACTTCCGGCTTAGGAAGTGTTGTCTGTGCAGAGTTGCTCGGAGTGGTCCCACCGGCGGAGCAAAGGAAAGGTCAGAGTATAACTCTAACGTGGCTTGAGGAAACATTTGGCATGCTGTCATACGATGCAGGTCAACGACAGATAGAATGTTATGCACATGCCTATTTCCTAAGGCTTATCGGTTGTGTCCTCATGCCAGATATGTCTCAGAACAGGGTTCATCTGAAGTGGTTACCACTTTTGAGGGATTTTACAGAAGTAGGAAGATACAGTTGGGGTTCAGCATGTCTAGCAACCCTGTACAG GCGGACACATattgaagtggatgatgatGGCCATAGCAACAAGCACAATTTCAAGATATATAGGCAACTACTAGATCGGTTGGAGATGCAACAg tTTATATGGCGGCCTTATGATTCGAACGAGATAATCGCACAAGTGCCACAAGACATTTTCGCAGATAGACCTTTATGGACTGCGTTTACATCATTGATTTGCTTCGAAGTTGTTGAATGA